In a single window of the Globicephala melas chromosome 10, mGloMel1.2, whole genome shotgun sequence genome:
- the KLRB1 gene encoding killer cell lectin-like receptor subfamily B member 1 isoform X1: MDKPVIYADLNISRNAGLESSSLPSLPQMIFLRQKSTEKSSMDVQENRKETTETPVLLKCPTNWQLIGDKCLLFYDTYKPWNDSLADCFTKESRLLLIQDQEELRLIQNRIDKGAIMFWIGLNFTLPEKNWKWINGSFLNSNMLQITGDAKENSCVYISRTQITSEDCATENKWICQKELKPVKNKVCSAT; encoded by the exons ATGGACAAACCTGTGATATATGCTGATTTAAACATATCCAGGAATGCTGGCCTTGAAAGCTCGTCACTCCCATCTCTTCCTCAGA TGATATTCTTGAGAcaaaaatcaacagagaaaagCAGCATGGATGTTCAAGAGAACAGGAAGGAAACAACAG AGACACCAGTTCTGTTAAAGTGCCCAACAAATTGGCAACTAATCGGAGATAAATGCTTGCTTTTTTATGACACTTACAAACCTTGGAATGACAGTCTAGCCGACTGTTTCACAAAAGAATCCCGTCTGCTGCTTATTCAAGATCAGGAAGAATTG agGCTCATACAAAACCGGATAGACAAAGGAGCAATTATGTTTTGGATTGGATTAAATTTTACATTACCAGAAAAGAACTGGAAGTGGATAAATGGATCCTTTTTAAATTCTAATAT GTTACAAATTACTGGTGACGCTAAAGAAAACAGTTGTGTTTACATCTCAAGGACACAAATTACTTCCGAGGACTGTgctacagaaaataaatggatttgTCAAAAAGAACTAAAACCTGTCAAAAATAAAGTATGTTCTGCCACTTGA
- the KLRB1 gene encoding killer cell lectin-like receptor subfamily B member 1 isoform X2 produces MDKPVIYADLNISRNAGLESSSLPSLPQNVCQGPPWHKFALKLCCAGIILLALTVIGLSVSVIFLRQKSTEKSSMDVQENRKETTETPVLLKCPTNWQLIGDKCLLFYDTYKPWNDSLADCFTKESRLLLIQDQEELRLIQNRIDKGAIMFWIGLNFTLPEKNWKWINGSFLNSNMLQITGDAKENSCVYISRTQITSEDCATENKWICQKELKPVKNKVCSAT; encoded by the exons ATGGACAAACCTGTGATATATGCTGATTTAAACATATCCAGGAATGCTGGCCTTGAAAGCTCGTCACTCCCATCTCTTCCTCAGA ATGTTTGTCAGGGTCCACCTTGGCATAAATTTGCTCTGAAACTTTGTTGTGCCGGGATTATTCTTCTTGCCTTGACTGTGATTGGGTTGAGTGTTTCAG TGATATTCTTGAGAcaaaaatcaacagagaaaagCAGCATGGATGTTCAAGAGAACAGGAAGGAAACAACAG AGACACCAGTTCTGTTAAAGTGCCCAACAAATTGGCAACTAATCGGAGATAAATGCTTGCTTTTTTATGACACTTACAAACCTTGGAATGACAGTCTAGCCGACTGTTTCACAAAAGAATCCCGTCTGCTGCTTATTCAAGATCAGGAAGAATTG agGCTCATACAAAACCGGATAGACAAAGGAGCAATTATGTTTTGGATTGGATTAAATTTTACATTACCAGAAAAGAACTGGAAGTGGATAAATGGATCCTTTTTAAATTCTAATAT GTTACAAATTACTGGTGACGCTAAAGAAAACAGTTGTGTTTACATCTCAAGGACACAAATTACTTCCGAGGACTGTgctacagaaaataaatggatttgTCAAAAAGAACTAAAACCTGTCAAAAATAAAGTATGTTCTGCCACTTGA